The DNA sequence TTCTAATACAAATTCGTTTGTCATTTCCGTTTAGTTGCTTATGTTGTAAGAATCTAATAATTTCTGATATTCAGGCATGTCTCTTCTTCTGATGCTTTCGCTTTCTGCAAGAGCCTGTACCTGCATTACTCCTTCAATGATCTGTTCAGGTCTTGGAGGACATCCAGGAACATAAACGTCTACCGGAATAATCTTATCAATTCCCTGAAGTACAGAATATGTATCAAAAATACCACCGCTGGAAGCACAAGCTCCAACTGCTACTACCCATTTCGGCTCTGCCATCTGAGTATAAACTTCTTTCAGGACTGGCCCTAATTTCTTTGATATAGTTCCGCAAACCATCAG is a window from the Chryseobacterium indologenes genome containing:
- a CDS encoding NADH-quinone oxidoreductase subunit B → MSDKKPVIRTDAPAPEGYEGEGFFATKLSSVIGMARKFSLWPLPFATSCCGIEFMATLNPTYDASRFGMERNSFSPRQADMLMVCGTISKKLGPVLKEVYTQMAEPKWVVAVGACASSGGIFDTYSVLQGIDKIIPVDVYVPGCPPRPEQIIEGVMQVQALAESESIRRRDMPEYQKLLDSYNISN